In Salinigranum marinum, one DNA window encodes the following:
- a CDS encoding MogA/MoaB family molybdenum cofactor biosynthesis protein, protein MSDEQDHHAHGAGEHDHGHGDDDEEGHGHGDDGGEGHHHGHGHDHEHGHGHHHHDVETLGVAVLTVSSSRSLDDDPAGDAVSHAFESAGHEVVTRDLVGDDYDGVQSALGSLAKRDDVDAVVTSGGTGVTPDDVTVEAAERLFAKRLPGFGELFRRESYDEVGVMIVATRATAGIVENVPVFCLPGSENAARLGGEIAVKAAGHLAGLARRDEDEDEE, encoded by the coding sequence ATGAGCGACGAGCAGGACCACCACGCGCACGGGGCAGGCGAGCACGACCACGGTCACGGTGACGACGACGAGGAGGGTCACGGCCACGGTGACGACGGCGGAGAGGGTCATCATCACGGACACGGTCACGATCACGAGCACGGTCACGGTCACCACCACCACGACGTCGAGACGCTCGGGGTCGCGGTGCTCACGGTCTCGTCGTCGCGGTCGCTCGACGACGACCCCGCTGGCGACGCCGTCTCCCACGCCTTCGAGTCCGCGGGCCACGAGGTCGTGACGCGCGACCTCGTCGGGGACGACTACGACGGCGTACAGTCGGCGCTGGGGAGCCTCGCGAAGCGGGACGACGTCGACGCGGTCGTGACCTCCGGCGGGACGGGCGTGACGCCCGACGACGTGACCGTCGAGGCCGCCGAACGGCTGTTCGCCAAACGGCTCCCGGGGTTCGGCGAACTCTTCCGGCGGGAGTCGTACGACGAGGTGGGCGTCATGATCGTGGCGACGCGCGCGACGGCGGGCATCGTCGAGAACGTCCCCGTGTTCTGCCTCCCGGGGAGCGAGAACGCGGCCCGCCTCGGCGGGGAGATCGCCGTCAAGGCGGCCGGGCACCTCGCGGGGCTGGCGCGGCGCGACGAGGACGAAGACGAGGAGTGA
- a CDS encoding zinc-binding dehydrogenase: protein MKAVQFSEHGDRDVIEYGDFPDPEIDRDEVLVDIKAGGLNYLDVWTRRGMPILDLEFPHIPGSDGAGVVSEVGESVTRFEVGDHVAVAPGKYCGKCEFCRDGEESMCVSYHLIGEHIRGVHSELAAVPEENLISVPDHVDWETAASASLVFQTAWRMLISRGELGPSESVLVLGASGGVGHAAVQIADHVGAEVYATASTDEKLGYAEQCGADHVINYEDDDFAAEIREHTGKRGVDMVVDHIGEATYPDSLKSLAKGGRIVTCGATTGGNPGAGLNRIFWNQLSVIGSTMATPGEIDDVLPLVWDGTFESHVRASLPMSEAARAHEMLENREGFGSVVVRPDSEL from the coding sequence ATGAAAGCCGTCCAGTTCTCGGAGCACGGCGACCGTGACGTCATCGAGTACGGCGACTTCCCCGACCCCGAAATCGACCGCGACGAGGTGCTCGTCGACATCAAGGCCGGCGGGCTGAACTATCTCGACGTCTGGACTCGCCGCGGCATGCCCATCCTCGACCTCGAGTTCCCGCACATCCCCGGGAGCGACGGGGCGGGGGTCGTGAGCGAGGTCGGCGAGAGCGTCACCCGGTTCGAGGTCGGCGACCACGTCGCGGTCGCACCCGGGAAGTACTGCGGGAAGTGTGAGTTCTGCCGCGACGGCGAGGAGTCGATGTGCGTCTCCTACCACCTGATCGGGGAACACATCCGCGGCGTCCACTCCGAACTGGCCGCCGTCCCCGAGGAGAACCTGATTTCCGTCCCTGACCACGTCGACTGGGAGACCGCGGCGTCGGCGTCGCTCGTCTTCCAGACCGCCTGGCGGATGCTCATCAGCCGGGGGGAACTCGGCCCGAGCGAGTCGGTGCTCGTCCTCGGCGCGTCCGGGGGCGTGGGCCACGCGGCCGTCCAGATCGCCGACCACGTCGGCGCGGAGGTGTACGCGACGGCCTCGACGGACGAGAAACTCGGCTACGCCGAACAGTGCGGTGCCGACCACGTCATCAACTACGAGGACGACGATTTCGCCGCCGAGATCCGCGAACACACGGGCAAGCGCGGCGTCGACATGGTCGTCGACCACATCGGCGAGGCCACCTACCCCGACTCGCTGAAGTCGCTGGCGAAGGGCGGTCGGATCGTCACCTGCGGCGCGACGACCGGTGGCAACCCAGGGGCGGGGCTGAACCGGATCTTCTGGAACCAGCTCTCGGTCATCGGGTCGACCATGGCCACGCCCGGCGAGATCGACGACGTCCTCCCGCTGGTGTGGGACGGGACGTTCGAGTCGCACGTCCGCGCCAGCCTGCCGATGAGCGAGGCCGCCCGCGCCCACGAGATGCTGGAGAACCGTGAGGGCTTTGGGAGCGTGGTCGTAAGGCCAGACAGTGAGCTCTGA
- a CDS encoding DUF1611 domain-containing protein, translating to MNAQPTRVAVLAHDLFPHRAKTATGVLRYADYDVAAVLDRSNPGTRASDHLSLPDGRDAPIVESMADALSEGEIDALVVGIAPIGGGFDESWRGDVERALEAGLDVISGLHYFLAEDDEFAALAEAHGATIHDVRKPHPDLTVSEGRASEVDADVVLTVGTDCSVGKMTVSLELTRAARERGIDAGFVPTGQTGIMIAGWGNPIDRVVSDFTAGAVEEMILEMGDTHDVLFVEGQGSIVHPAYSAVTCGILHGAMPDAIVLCHVAGREAIHGYESTAIPDPGTYVDLYEDLAGPVHPGEVVAGAVNTSSIDSDAAAREALDAFGSQVGGPATDPIRFDADELLDAVLDA from the coding sequence ATGAACGCCCAGCCGACGCGCGTGGCCGTCCTCGCCCACGACCTCTTTCCCCACCGTGCGAAGACCGCGACGGGCGTCCTCCGCTACGCCGACTACGACGTCGCCGCGGTCCTCGACCGCTCGAACCCCGGCACCCGAGCCAGCGACCACCTCTCGCTCCCCGACGGGCGGGACGCACCGATCGTCGAATCGATGGCCGACGCGCTCTCGGAGGGAGAAATCGACGCGCTCGTCGTCGGCATCGCCCCCATCGGCGGCGGCTTCGACGAGTCGTGGCGGGGGGACGTCGAACGCGCGCTCGAAGCCGGTCTCGACGTGATCTCCGGGTTGCACTACTTCCTCGCCGAGGACGACGAGTTCGCCGCCCTGGCCGAGGCACACGGCGCGACCATCCACGACGTCCGCAAGCCACACCCCGACCTGACGGTGAGCGAGGGGCGCGCGAGCGAAGTCGACGCCGACGTCGTCCTCACCGTCGGAACGGACTGCTCCGTCGGGAAGATGACCGTCTCGCTCGAACTCACCCGGGCGGCCCGCGAGCGGGGGATCGACGCCGGGTTCGTTCCAACGGGACAGACCGGTATCATGATCGCCGGGTGGGGCAACCCCATCGACCGCGTCGTGAGCGACTTCACCGCGGGTGCCGTCGAGGAGATGATCCTCGAGATGGGCGACACACACGACGTGCTGTTCGTCGAGGGGCAGGGTAGCATCGTCCACCCGGCGTACTCCGCCGTGACCTGCGGCATCCTCCACGGCGCGATGCCCGACGCGATTGTGCTCTGTCACGTCGCGGGCCGCGAGGCGATCCACGGCTACGAGTCCACGGCGATTCCCGACCCCGGGACGTACGTCGACCTCTACGAAGACCTCGCCGGGCCGGTCCACCCCGGCGAGGTGGTCGCGGGCGCGGTCAACACGTCGTCGATCGACTCCGACGCGGCCGCGCGTGAGGCGCTCGACGCGTTCGGCTCGCAGGTCGGGGGGCCGGCGACCGACCCTATCCGCTTCGACGCCGACGAACTCCTCGACGCCGTGTTGGACGCATGA
- a CDS encoding type II toxin-antitoxin system HicA family toxin has protein sequence MGRRTFSGMAVVKVLVNTGGFEWRRTTGDDAQLYYEHPTNETDRRQVTVPLHDELRTGEIRDIAESAGANGFDAFCELIDRNA, from the coding sequence ATGGGTCGGCGAACGTTCTCTGGGATGGCAGTCGTGAAGGTGCTGGTGAACACGGGCGGGTTCGAGTGGCGTCGAACGACCGGAGACGACGCCCAACTGTACTACGAACACCCAACGAATGAGACCGATCGCCGACAGGTGACGGTCCCGCTGCACGACGAACTCCGGACCGGGGAGATCCGCGACATCGCCGAGAGCGCCGGGGCAAACGGTTTCGACGCGTTCTGCGAGTTGATCGACCGGAACGCCTGA
- a CDS encoding CBS domain-containing protein has translation MDISEITLPDFIEVDADKRLGKIRSIFDRENPKGLIVTNDGGYVGIISEKQLVKSHVEDNTKAAALVRSAPKIDRYEDVREVARMLVEGDVKIAPVYEGEKLAGVITEDAILDAVIENLDALVVEQIFTAEVVTIGEKDRIGRAINLLREHGISRLPVTDDGGRLAGVITTHDIVDFVIRDDRRQGRHDRRGDIDRMLDLPVYDLMTSPVLTATPDESVRETVSRMLENDVAGLVVTGEDDGIAGVVTKTDVLRALTFTEEERMDVQITNVSLLDTISREEITSSITSVVDKYQEMQVHHAHVRFHEHKEKLRGTPLIQCQIRLRTSHGQVAGSGEGYGAEHGFHVALDKLERNVLEVKGINADEKYRGQLLRKLGDL, from the coding sequence ATGGATATCTCTGAGATCACCCTTCCTGACTTCATCGAGGTCGACGCGGACAAACGGCTGGGCAAGATCCGGTCGATCTTCGACCGCGAGAACCCCAAGGGCCTCATCGTGACGAACGACGGGGGCTACGTAGGGATCATCAGCGAGAAACAGCTCGTCAAATCGCACGTCGAGGATAACACGAAGGCGGCCGCGCTGGTCCGGTCGGCCCCCAAGATCGACCGGTACGAGGACGTCCGCGAGGTGGCGCGGATGCTCGTCGAGGGTGACGTAAAGATCGCACCGGTGTACGAGGGCGAGAAGCTCGCCGGCGTCATCACCGAGGACGCGATCCTCGACGCGGTCATCGAGAACCTCGACGCACTGGTCGTCGAGCAGATATTCACAGCGGAGGTCGTGACCATCGGCGAAAAGGACCGCATCGGGCGCGCGATCAACCTGCTGCGCGAACACGGTATCTCCCGGCTCCCGGTCACCGACGACGGCGGCCGGCTCGCGGGCGTCATCACGACCCACGACATCGTCGACTTCGTCATCCGCGACGACCGTCGACAGGGTCGACACGACCGCCGGGGCGACATCGACCGGATGCTCGATCTGCCGGTGTACGACCTGATGACGAGCCCCGTGCTGACGGCGACCCCCGACGAATCCGTCCGCGAGACGGTGTCGCGGATGCTCGAAAACGACGTCGCCGGCCTGGTCGTCACGGGTGAGGACGACGGGATCGCGGGCGTCGTGACCAAGACGGACGTTCTGCGCGCGCTCACGTTCACCGAAGAAGAGCGGATGGACGTCCAGATCACGAACGTCTCGCTGCTCGATACGATCTCCCGCGAGGAGATCACGAGCTCGATCACCAGCGTGGTCGACAAGTACCAGGAGATGCAGGTCCACCACGCCCACGTTCGCTTCCACGAGCACAAAGAGAAGCTCCGCGGCACGCCCCTGATCCAGTGTCAGATCCGCCTCCGAACGAGCCACGGTCAGGTCGCGGGGTCGGGCGAGGGGTACGGGGCCGAACACGGCTTCCACGTCGCGCTCGACAAACTCGAACGGAACGTCCTCGAGGTGAAAGGGATCAACGCCGACGAGAAGTACCGCGGACAGCTCCTCCGCAAGCTCGGCGACCTGTAG
- the radB gene encoding DNA repair and recombination protein RadB, with protein MSDPLPTGCEPLDDLLGGGVERGAVTQVYGPPAAGKTNFALCAAVRAAADGVAVYVDTEGLSPSRFEQVASAVGDVDDLASRVVVSDAHDFEEQEQAVRDVADFAERADLVVVDSVTGFYRLERTDGDEGETLRRVARQVTHLLSLARRHDLAVVLTNQVFTDPDADRTRPLGGHTLEHWTGVVVRLDRFRGGKRRATLEKHGSKPAGETATFQISDRGLEAVEEF; from the coding sequence GTGAGCGACCCTCTCCCGACCGGCTGTGAGCCGCTCGACGACCTCCTCGGCGGCGGCGTCGAGCGCGGTGCCGTCACGCAGGTGTACGGCCCGCCCGCCGCCGGCAAGACGAACTTCGCGCTGTGTGCCGCCGTCCGCGCCGCCGCCGACGGCGTCGCCGTCTACGTCGACACCGAGGGGCTGTCGCCGTCGCGGTTCGAGCAGGTCGCATCGGCGGTCGGCGACGTCGACGACCTCGCCTCCCGCGTCGTGGTCTCGGACGCCCACGACTTCGAAGAGCAAGAGCAGGCGGTCCGGGACGTCGCCGACTTCGCCGAACGGGCGGACCTCGTCGTCGTGGACTCGGTCACGGGCTTTTATCGACTGGAACGGACCGACGGCGACGAGGGCGAGACGCTCCGACGCGTCGCCAGACAGGTCACCCACCTCCTGTCGCTCGCCCGTCGACACGACCTCGCGGTCGTCCTGACGAACCAGGTGTTCACCGACCCCGACGCCGACCGTACGCGGCCGCTCGGCGGGCACACGCTCGAACACTGGACGGGCGTCGTCGTCCGCCTGGACCGGTTCCGCGGGGGGAAACGACGGGCGACGCTCGAAAAACACGGGTCGAAACCGGCGGGCGAGACCGCGACGTTCCAGATTTCCGACCGGGGGCTGGAGGCGGTCGAGGAGTTCTGA
- a CDS encoding DUF2071 domain-containing protein: MPPLFTVTGRDVLFAHWPMDSEALSRHVPDALTLETFDGTAWVSVLALENGAVGVGPTTPPTSVGATPQLNLRTYVTMDGDSGVYFLSLDTGRRVAALAGQRGFGLPFHHATMRLTRRDGRITFRSRRRGGATPAARFGARYRPTGPVFEADRETIESFCVERFRFFFPAGEDRRVDALQVGDGNHGGVRVGTISREPWELRPVEAEIRRNTLFEAADLPRPTTEPVVQYSPGFRMGIDPLETRDAAGRRSE, translated from the coding sequence ATGCCGCCACTGTTCACCGTCACCGGGCGGGACGTGCTGTTCGCCCACTGGCCGATGGATTCCGAGGCCCTCTCCAGGCACGTCCCGGACGCGCTCACGCTGGAGACGTTCGACGGCACCGCGTGGGTGAGCGTCCTCGCACTGGAGAACGGTGCCGTCGGGGTCGGTCCGACGACGCCACCGACGTCGGTCGGGGCGACGCCACAGCTCAACCTCCGGACGTACGTGACGATGGACGGCGACTCCGGTGTCTACTTCCTCTCGCTCGACACCGGCCGTCGGGTCGCCGCCCTCGCGGGTCAGCGCGGGTTCGGCCTCCCGTTTCACCACGCGACGATGCGGCTGACGCGACGCGACGGCCGGATCACGTTCCGGAGTCGTCGCCGGGGCGGGGCGACGCCGGCGGCCCGCTTCGGGGCGCGGTACCGCCCGACCGGGCCGGTGTTCGAGGCCGACCGGGAGACAATCGAATCGTTCTGCGTCGAGCGATTCCGCTTTTTCTTCCCCGCCGGCGAGGATCGCCGGGTCGACGCCCTCCAGGTCGGGGACGGGAACCACGGCGGGGTACGGGTCGGCACCATCTCCCGAGAGCCGTGGGAACTCCGGCCGGTGGAGGCGGAGATCCGGCGGAACACGCTGTTCGAGGCGGCCGACCTCCCGCGTCCGACGACGGAGCCGGTCGTCCAGTACAGCCCGGGGTTCCGGATGGGTATCGACCCGCTCGAGACGCGTGACGCCGCCGGGCGACGGTCGGAGTGA
- a CDS encoding DUF5802 family protein, producing the protein MFEQFSSGYYLGRLYVEPYDGDHAVIHGDDHVRVNEHLYTTGEGVERTDAPLVMKLDSGGHFPVLGDDAVPTGTLALPTPLAPGDLPDRREVLLAKADRATELLRYAGWTPPEGR; encoded by the coding sequence ATGTTCGAACAGTTCTCAAGCGGCTACTACCTCGGCCGCCTGTACGTCGAGCCGTACGACGGCGACCACGCTGTCATCCACGGAGACGACCACGTACGGGTGAACGAGCACCTCTACACCACGGGCGAGGGTGTCGAGCGGACGGACGCCCCGCTGGTGATGAAACTGGACAGCGGTGGACACTTCCCGGTTCTCGGCGACGACGCCGTCCCGACAGGCACACTCGCCCTTCCCACACCGCTCGCGCCGGGGGACCTCCCCGACCGCCGCGAGGTGCTCCTCGCGAAGGCCGACCGGGCGACAGAACTCCTCCGGTACGCCGGTTGGACGCCGCCCGAGGGTCGCTGA
- the ilvD gene encoding dihydroxy-acid dehydratase has protein sequence MSQQEPPERDDAEQFSGRKEAALPSRDVTEGAERAPHRAMFRAMGFDDEDLSSPMVGVANPAADITPCNVHLDDVADAAIGGVDGAGGMPIEFGTITISDAISMGTEGMKASLISREVIADSVELVAFGERMDGLVTVAGCDKNLPGMMMAAIRTDLPSVFLYGGSIMPGQHDGRDVTIVQVFEGVGGYAQGEMSAEELDDLERHACPGAGSCGGMFTANTMASISEALGLAPLGSAGAPAEHESRYDVAREAGELVLDCIEADRRPSDILTRESFENAIALQTAIGGSTNGVLHLLALAREAGVDLELADFDAISRRTPKIADLQPGGQRVMNDLFEIGGVPIVIRRLLDAGLFHGDAMTVTGRTVAEELATLNLPADDEIDADFLYAVEEPKQAEGAIKILEGNLAPDGAVLKVTGDDAFHHAGPARLFENEEDAMEYVQEGEIESGDVIIIRNEGPQGGPGMREMLGVTAAVVGQGHEDDVALITDGRFSGATRGPMIGHVAPEASVGGPIALLEDGDEITVDIPSRELSVDVSDKEMKRRREAWEPSEPNYATGVLAKYGQAFDSAANGAVTNPGVKRD, from the coding sequence ATGAGCCAGCAGGAACCTCCCGAACGAGACGACGCCGAACAGTTCTCCGGTCGGAAGGAGGCGGCCCTCCCGAGCCGGGACGTGACGGAGGGGGCCGAGCGTGCGCCCCACCGCGCGATGTTCCGCGCGATGGGCTTCGACGACGAGGACCTCTCCTCGCCGATGGTCGGCGTGGCCAACCCCGCCGCGGACATCACGCCGTGTAACGTCCACCTCGACGACGTCGCCGACGCGGCCATCGGCGGCGTCGACGGCGCGGGTGGGATGCCCATCGAGTTCGGCACGATCACCATCTCGGACGCCATCTCGATGGGGACCGAGGGGATGAAGGCGTCGCTCATCTCCCGCGAAGTCATCGCCGACTCGGTCGAACTCGTCGCCTTCGGCGAGCGGATGGACGGCCTCGTCACCGTCGCCGGCTGTGACAAGAACCTCCCCGGGATGATGATGGCCGCCATCCGGACCGATCTCCCGAGCGTGTTCCTGTACGGCGGGTCGATCATGCCCGGCCAGCACGACGGCCGTGACGTCACCATCGTCCAGGTGTTCGAAGGAGTTGGCGGCTACGCCCAGGGCGAGATGAGCGCCGAGGAACTCGACGACCTCGAACGGCACGCCTGTCCCGGTGCGGGGTCCTGCGGTGGGATGTTCACCGCGAACACCATGGCTTCGATTTCCGAAGCGTTAGGGCTGGCCCCGCTGGGGAGCGCCGGGGCGCCCGCCGAGCACGAGTCGCGGTACGACGTCGCTCGTGAGGCCGGCGAGCTCGTCCTCGACTGCATCGAAGCGGATCGCCGGCCCTCGGACATCCTCACGCGGGAGTCGTTCGAGAACGCGATCGCCCTGCAGACGGCCATCGGCGGCTCGACGAACGGCGTCCTGCACCTCCTGGCGCTCGCCCGGGAGGCGGGGGTCGATCTCGAACTCGCCGATTTCGACGCGATCAGTCGACGGACGCCGAAGATCGCCGACCTCCAGCCGGGCGGCCAGCGCGTGATGAACGACCTCTTCGAGATCGGCGGCGTCCCGATCGTCATCCGCCGCCTCCTCGACGCGGGGCTGTTCCACGGCGACGCCATGACCGTCACCGGCCGCACCGTCGCAGAGGAACTGGCGACGCTCAATCTCCCCGCGGACGACGAGATCGACGCGGACTTCCTCTACGCTGTCGAGGAGCCCAAGCAGGCCGAGGGCGCGATCAAGATCCTCGAGGGGAACCTCGCGCCCGACGGTGCCGTGCTGAAGGTGACGGGCGACGATGCCTTCCACCACGCGGGGCCCGCCCGATTGTTCGAGAACGAGGAGGACGCGATGGAGTACGTCCAGGAGGGCGAGATCGAGTCGGGCGACGTCATCATCATCCGAAACGAAGGCCCACAGGGCGGCCCCGGGATGCGCGAGATGCTCGGCGTCACCGCCGCGGTCGTCGGCCAGGGCCACGAGGACGACGTCGCGCTCATTACCGACGGGCGGTTCTCGGGAGCGACGCGCGGCCCGATGATCGGGCACGTCGCGCCCGAAGCGTCCGTCGGCGGCCCGATCGCGCTGCTCGAAGACGGCGACGAGATCACGGTCGACATCCCCAGCCGCGAGCTCTCGGTCGATGTGAGCGACAAGGAGATGAAGCGTCGGCGCGAGGCGTGGGAGCCGAGCGAGCCGAACTACGCGACGGGTGTCCTCGCGAAGTACGGCCAGGCGTTCGACTCCGCGGCGAACGGTGCCGTCACGAACCCCGGTGTGAAGCGCGACTGA
- a CDS encoding dipeptide epimerase, which translates to MITGEFERVSLPLADAFTISRGTQDVAENVLVRLTDEGGMTGHGAAAPSPHYGETADTVEAVLPDLLDVAESVGDPHALDRIERRMHHRVRGNPAARAAVSVALHDLAAKRLGVPLYRMWGLDAAECPPTSFTIGLDTTERVREKTADAVEAGYSTLKLKLGTDRDAELLDAVREAAPDATLRVDANEAWTPHEAVEKSRLLADHGVEFVEQPIPADHHDRLRFVHERSAVPVAVDESVVTLADVPRVADRCDVVNLKLMKCGGLREARRMIHTARAHGLEVMLGCMVETNAAIAPACHLAPLLDYADLDGALLLADEGDAYDGLDLSDGVIRLPDDRSGTGAEPI; encoded by the coding sequence ATGATCACGGGCGAGTTCGAGCGTGTCTCCCTGCCGCTGGCCGACGCCTTTACCATCTCCCGCGGCACCCAGGACGTCGCCGAGAACGTCCTCGTCCGCCTCACCGACGAGGGCGGCATGACCGGCCACGGCGCGGCCGCGCCGTCGCCGCACTACGGCGAGACGGCCGACACCGTCGAGGCGGTCCTCCCCGACCTCCTTGACGTCGCCGAATCCGTCGGCGACCCGCACGCGCTCGATCGCATTGAGCGCCGCATGCACCACCGTGTCCGCGGCAACCCTGCCGCACGCGCCGCCGTCTCGGTCGCCCTCCACGACCTGGCGGCCAAGCGGCTCGGCGTCCCGCTCTACCGCATGTGGGGCCTCGACGCCGCTGAGTGCCCGCCGACGTCCTTCACGATCGGCCTCGATACCACGGAACGAGTCCGGGAGAAGACGGCCGACGCCGTCGAGGCGGGCTATTCGACCCTGAAACTCAAACTCGGTACCGACCGCGACGCGGAACTCCTCGACGCGGTACGCGAGGCCGCCCCCGACGCCACCCTCCGCGTCGACGCCAACGAGGCGTGGACGCCCCACGAGGCCGTCGAAAAGTCACGGCTCCTGGCCGACCACGGCGTCGAGTTCGTCGAGCAGCCGATCCCGGCCGACCACCACGACCGGTTGCGGTTCGTCCACGAGCGCTCGGCGGTCCCGGTGGCGGTCGACGAGTCGGTCGTGACCCTCGCCGACGTCCCCCGGGTCGCCGACCGGTGTGACGTGGTGAACCTCAAGCTGATGAAGTGTGGTGGCCTCCGCGAGGCCCGCCGGATGATCCACACGGCCCGCGCGCACGGGCTGGAGGTGATGCTCGGCTGTATGGTCGAGACGAACGCCGCCATCGCCCCCGCCTGTCACCTCGCCCCGCTGCTCGACTACGCCGACCTCGACGGCGCGCTTCTCCTCGCCGACGAGGGGGACGCATACGACGGTCTCGACCTCTCCGACGGCGTGATCCGCCTGCCGGACGACCGGAGCGGGACTGGCGCGGAACCGATCTGA
- a CDS encoding Vms1/Ankzf1 family peptidyl-tRNA hydrolase: MLDELLGRAELKERIDALEAELDSYEARYEAESERRADAVRARQEAEERVNRLEDRIADLEGRLDRDEDGTEVAFRGREALAGGRLREVWSRLRSLDTDAEGALTAFVDDGLPDPVAAAVGDRAPLVRRAAPCLVCADDAGLVAVALDPPCPPAPFVAWDAGFRIDDAWVLPQDGDALALLRSDLFVVGTYDEGEWTIAETVESDVKSAHSKGGFSQGRFERRRDAQVAEHVDRARSALDGVDRDRLLVAGERTVLGAFEARADHVARVDASGDPEAAFEAAVEDFFTTRLSLL; the protein is encoded by the coding sequence ATGCTCGACGAGTTGCTCGGCCGCGCCGAGCTGAAAGAGCGCATCGACGCCCTCGAAGCGGAACTCGACAGCTACGAGGCCCGCTACGAGGCCGAGTCCGAACGGCGTGCCGACGCGGTCCGAGCGCGACAGGAGGCCGAAGAGCGGGTCAACCGTCTCGAAGACCGCATCGCCGACCTCGAAGGCCGACTCGACCGCGACGAGGACGGAACAGAGGTCGCGTTCCGCGGCCGGGAGGCGCTCGCTGGGGGTCGACTCCGCGAGGTGTGGTCGCGGCTCCGCTCGCTCGACACCGACGCCGAGGGGGCGCTCACGGCGTTCGTCGACGACGGCCTCCCCGACCCGGTCGCCGCGGCGGTCGGCGACCGCGCGCCGCTCGTCCGTCGCGCCGCCCCCTGTCTCGTCTGCGCCGACGACGCCGGCCTCGTCGCGGTCGCGCTCGACCCGCCCTGTCCTCCCGCCCCGTTCGTCGCGTGGGACGCGGGGTTTCGGATCGACGATGCGTGGGTTCTCCCCCAGGACGGCGACGCGCTCGCGCTCCTCCGGTCGGACCTGTTCGTCGTCGGCACCTACGACGAGGGGGAGTGGACCATCGCCGAGACGGTCGAGAGCGACGTCAAGAGCGCCCACTCGAAGGGCGGCTTCTCGCAGGGACGGTTCGAGCGCCGCCGCGACGCGCAGGTCGCCGAGCACGTCGACCGGGCGCGTTCCGCTCTGGACGGGGTCGACCGCGATCGGCTGCTGGTCGCCGGCGAGCGGACGGTCCTCGGTGCGTTCGAGGCGCGCGCGGATCACGTCGCCCGCGTCGACGCCAGCGGCGACCCCGAGGCGGCGTTCGAGGCCGCCGTCGAGGACTTCTTCACCACCCGGCTGTCGCTGCTGTGA
- a CDS encoding type II toxin-antitoxin system HicB family antitoxin — protein MASSTRDGNGHDGEIRLWQEDDWWIAKDVETGVTTQGESRAAALENLDDAVALRDGERGRAPTDEELRTARIDPAHNTTDERESPDVLD, from the coding sequence ATGGCCAGTTCGACTCGGGACGGCAACGGTCACGACGGTGAGATCCGTCTCTGGCAGGAGGACGACTGGTGGATCGCAAAGGACGTGGAAACGGGCGTTACGACACAGGGCGAGTCCAGAGCGGCAGCGCTAGAGAACCTCGACGACGCAGTGGCGCTGCGCGACGGTGAGCGTGGGCGCGCGCCGACCGACGAGGAACTCCGCACGGCGAGAATCGATCCCGCTCACAACACCACGGACGAGCGCGAATCGCCGGACGTCCTCGACTGA